The proteins below come from a single Rosa rugosa chromosome 2, drRosRugo1.1, whole genome shotgun sequence genomic window:
- the LOC133733042 gene encoding nardilysin-like, whose protein sequence is MGRCSFSSDDIVIKSPNDKKLYRLIKLENGLTALLIHDPEIYPQGPKSLEPSEEDEAAKGGDGASETKTAAAAMCVGIGSMSDPVEAQGLAHFLEHMLFMGSTKFPIENEFGSYLSKHGGWSNAYTEAEQTCYYFVVKREFLKGALSRFSQFFVSPLMKSEAMERELQAIDSEFNRVLQNDFCRLQQLQCYTSSPGHPFNKFSWGNKKSLVNAKEKGIDLREQIMKFYSDYYHGGLMKLVVIGGESLDVLEEWILELYGDVKSGPQVNLEFKAEGPIWKSGKLYRLEAVDNVHILHLAWTLPCLHRHYLKSPTYYLRHLLEHEGRGSLYFYLKARGWATFVSAPVEHYSVADVFCMIIYLTDSGLEKIFDIIGLVYQYIKFLRQVLPQEWIFRELQDIGNIYLRFLEEQPQDYYTLRLGGNLLHYPAEHAIYGDYLLESWDEKLIEYTLGFLRPENMRIDVISKSSTLSEDFQCEPWFGSHLTEEDISPSLIDLWKDPQEIDSSLHLPEKNEFIPSDFSIRSDVLDTANTSCPRCILDGPLVKLWYKLDSTYKLPQANIYFRVSLKGASGSVKSSVLTQLYGDLLWDELNEVVYQASVAQLGTSVSVYTNYLELKVSGFNDKIPTLLSKIMTTAKNFSPTYECFKVIKEDMERAYKNTNMDPWSHSTYLRNEVLYQNFCDVDETLHVLNGLTVSDVKSFIPELWSPHYIEGLCHGNLLEEEAISLLNIVKTNFSVQPHPIELKHKNNCICLPPDANVIRDVRVKNMSQTNSVIELYFQIEWAVGIESTRLRALIDLFCEIVSEPLYNQLRTKEQLGYVVQCNWNVTLDVFGFYFKVQSSDYNPIYLQRRVDNFISDMEELLLGLDDESFENYQGGLIAKLLEKDSTLMDETARYWDHIICKRYKFDKWEKIAEELRSLQKGDVINFYKTYLQLSSPKRRRLVTRVWGCNTDMKEAEEARTESEQVIEDLAAFKRSSQFYGHGSCQTVAPPIMCKL, encoded by the exons ATGGGTCGCTGCAGTTTCTCCTCGGACGATATAGTAATAAAGTCTCCGAATGATAAGAAACTGTACAGATTAATCAAGCTTGAGAATGGCCTCACTGCATTGCTCATTCATGATCCTGAGATTTACCCACAAGGGCCCAAAAGCCTTGAACCcagtgaagaagatgaagcagCCAAAGGTGGAGATGGTGCCTCTGAGACTAAGACG GCAGCAGCAGCAATGTGCGTTGGAATAGGCAGCATGTCTGACCCTGTTGAGGCACAAGGGCTTGCACACTTCCTAG AACACATGCTCTTTATGGGGAGTACAAAGTTTCCTATTGAAAATGAG TTTGGTAGTTACTTGTCCAAGCATGGAGGATGGTCAAATGCATACACAGAAGCAGAGCAGACTTGCTACTATTTTGTTGTAAAACGAGAGTTTCTTAAGGGTGCCTTATCAAG ATTTTCTCAGTTCTTTGTTTCACCTCTAATGAAAAGTGAAGCCATGGAGCGAGAGTTACAGGCTATAGATTCAG AATTTAACAGGGTTCTGCAAAACGATTTTTGCCGCCTTCAGCAACTTCAATGCTATACATCATCACCTGGTCACCCATTTAACAAATTCTCTTGGG GAAATAAGAAGAGCTTGGTTAatgcaaaagaaaaagggaTCGACTTGCGTGAACAAATAATGAAATTTTACAGTGACTATTACCATGGTGGATTAATGAAGCTAGTTGTCATTGGTGGAG AATCTCTTGATGTACTTGAGGAGTGGATTTTAGAACTGTATGGAGATGTTAAAAGTGGTCCCCAAGTAAATCTGGAGTTCAAGGCAGAAGGTCCTATATGGAAATCTGGAAAACTTTACAGGCTAGAGGCTGTTGACAATGTTCATATACTCCACTTAGCATGGACACTTCCATGTCTTCATCGACACTATTTGAAAAGCCCAACATATTATTTACGTCATCTCCTTGAGCATG AGGGCAGGGGAAGTTTGTATTTCTACCTCAAAGCTAGAGGTTGGGCAACATTTGTAAGTGCTCCAGTGGAACACTATTCTGTGGCTGATGTCTTCTGCATGATCATATACCTCACTGACTCTGGATTGGAGAAG ATTTTCGATATAATTGGGTTGGTGTATCAATACATTAAGTTCTTACGGCAAGTGTTGCCCCAAGAATGGATATTTCGTGAACTCCAGGATATTGGGAACATCTACCTTAGGTTTTTAGAGGAGCAGCCCCAGGATTATTATACTTTAAGACTTGGAG GAAATTTACTACATTATCCCGCAGAGCATGCTATTTATGGGGACTATTTGCTAGAGAGTTGGGATGAGAAATTGATAGAATATACTCTAGGTTTCTTGAGACCAGAAAACATGAGGATTGATGTGATATCTAAGTCCTCCACGTTGTCAGAAG ATTTCCAGTGCGAGCCTTGGTTTGGGTCACATTTGACCGAGGAAGATATATCTCCGTCTTTGATAGATTTATGGAAGGATCCTCAAGAAATTGATAGTTCATTGCATCTCCCAGAAAAGAATGAATTCATTCCCTCTGATTTTTCCATCCGTTCTGATGTTCTTGATACAGCAAATACATCTTGTCCTAGATGTATACTTGATGGGCCATTGGTGAAGTTATGGTACAAGCTTGATAGTACTTACAAACTTCCGCAGGCAAACATATATTTTCGCGTCAGTCTAAAGGGAGCATCTGGTAGTGTGAAGAGTTCTGTCTTGACTCAACTATATGGCGACCTTCTTTGGGATGAGCTGAATGAGGTTGTATATCAG GCTAGTGTCGCCCAGCTGGGAACTTCTGTATCTGTGTACACTAACTATCTGGAGCTGAAGGTCAGCGGTTTCAATGATAAGATTCCAACTCTCTTGTCAAAAATTATGACAACAGCCAAAAATTTCTCGCCAACTTACGAATGTTTCAAG GTTATTAAAGAGGACATGGAGCGAGCATATAAGAACACCAATATGGATCCTTGGAGCCACTCGACATACttgagaaatgaagttttgtaCCAAAATTTCTGTGATGTAGATGAGACGTTGCATGTTTTAAATGGATTGACTGTTTCTGATGTGAAGTCATTCATTCCCGAGCTTTGGTCCCCG CATTACATTGAAGGCCTTTGCCATGGAAATCTGTTAGAAGAAGAAGCAATCAGCCTTTTAAATATAGTGAAGACAAATTTTTCTGTGCAACCACATCCTATCGAACTGAAGCATAAAAATAACTGTATTTGTCTTCCTCCTGATGCTAACGTCATTAGAGATGTCAGAGTGAAGAATATGTCTCAAACAAACTCTGTTATTGAG CTGTATTTTCAAATTGAGTGGGCAGTGGGGATTGAGTCCACCAGATTGAGAGCATTGATAGATCTCTTTTGTGAAATTGTAAGCGAACCACTTTACAATCAGCTAAG GACAAAGGAGCAGCTGGGATATGTTGTTCAATGTAACTGGAATGTAACACTcgatgtttttggtttttattttaaagttcAGTCGTCTGATTACAATCCAATCTACTTACAAAGAAGAGTTGACAACTTTATCAGTGATATGGAAGAGCTTTTG CTAGGATTGGATGATGAATCCTTTGAGAATTACCAAGGTGGGTTAATAGCGAAGCTATTGGAGAAAGATTCAACCCTTATGGATGAAACTGCTCGATATTGGGATCATATTATCTGCAAAAG GTATAAGTTTGACAAATGGGAAAAGATAGCAGAAGAACTCAGAAGTCTACAGAAGGGGGATGTTATCAACTTTTACAAGACTTACTTGCAACTATCATCTCCCAAGCGTCGGAGACTTGTAACTCGTGTTTGGGGTTGCAACACTGACATGAAAGAAGCTGAAGAAGCGCGAACGGAGTCTGAGCAAGTCATTGAAGACCTTGCAGCCTTTAAGAGGTCATCTCAGTTCTATGGTCATGGAAGTTGTCAGACAGTTGCTCCTCCGATTATGTGTAAGCTTTAG